A stretch of Miscanthus floridulus cultivar M001 chromosome 13, ASM1932011v1, whole genome shotgun sequence DNA encodes these proteins:
- the LOC136499139 gene encoding putative clathrin assembly protein At1g25240: MTTARQWWRRAAAAVKDRRSLYLTRVAALRPRSAAAAAALRSPELEAAVIRATSHDERSVDYGSAARVLALARASPPALQPLMWALARRAGRTRCWAVALKALMLAHGLLLRSDAAPLAARLGRVPFDLADFRDRSSPPSKSSGFSAFVRAYFRFLDTRSLFAAEELDDDAGGSGSGGGEAADDGEDARLDGVTKQQHLLDLLMQIRPYGDGMERGLILEAMDCVVIEIFEVYSQICTGIARFLVAVLGSAPTTPRPRPGETLAAARRRRGVQGMRVLRKAAEQSAQLSSYFELCRGLGVLNAAEFPAVERVPDDDIRDLEKIIMSHHVVEESGKEEEKETKALVVAVEETRPASKTVVTTEWVVFDDDDNAAAGARAGHFGGYMNPFVAAPWDAVAGSRDLLV; the protein is encoded by the coding sequence ATGACGACCGCGCGGCAGTGGTGGCGGCGCGCCGCGGCGGCCGTCAAGGACAGGAGGAGCCTGTACCTGACGCGCGTGGCGGCGCTGCGGCCACggtcggccgcggcggcggcggcgctgaggAGCCCCGAGCTGGAGGCGGCCGTGATCCGCGCGACCAGCCACGACGAGCGGTCCGTGGACTACGGGAGCGCGGCGCGTGTCCTCGCGCTGGCGCGCGCGTCGCCTCCCGCGCTACAGCCGCTCATGTGGGCGCTGGCGCGCCGCGCCGGGCGGACCCGGTGCTGGGCCGTGGCGCTCAAGGCGCTGATGCTCGCACACGGCCTGCTCCTGCGGTCCGACGCCGCGCCACTCGCGGCGCGCCTCGGCCGCGTCCCCTTCGACCTCGCCGACTTCCGCGACCGCTCGTCGCCGCCGTCCAAGTCGTCGGGCTTCTCCGCCTTCGTGCGCGCCTACTTCCGCTTCCTCGACACCCGCTCCCTCTTCGCCGCGGAGGAGCTAGACGACGACGCCGGTGGTTCCggtagcggcggcggcgaggcggccgACGACGGCGAGGACGCGCGGCTGGACGGCGTGACCAAGCAGCAGCACCTGCTGGACCTGCTCATGCAAATCCGGCCGTACGGTGACGGCATGGAGCGGGGCCTCATCCTGGAGGCCATGGACTGCGTCGTCATCGAGATCTTCGAGGTCTACAGCCAGATATGCACGGGCATTGCCCGCTTCCTCGTCGCCGTTCTcggctcggctccgacgacgCCGCGTCCACGGCCGGGAGAGACgctggcggcggcgaggcggcggaGGGGAGTGCAGGGGATGCGGGTGCTGAGGAAGGCCGCGGAGCAGAGCGCGCAGCTGTCGTCCTACTTCGAGCTGTGCCGGGGCCTGGGCGTGCTCAACGCCGCCGAGTTTCCGGCCGTGGAGCGCGTCCCGGACGATGACATCAGGGACCTCGAGAAGATCATCATGAGCCACCACGTCGTTGAAGAAAGCggcaaggaggaggagaaagaaacGAAGGCGTTGGTGGTCGCCGTGGAGGAAACCCGACCGGCGTCGAAGACAGTGGTGACAACGGAGTGGGTGGTGTTCGACGACGACGACAATGCCGCCGCCGGCGCCAGGGCGGGGCATTTCGGTGGTTACATGAATCCGTTCGTGGCCGCGCCGTGGGACGCCGTAGCGGGTAGCAGAGACTTGTTGGTTTAG